In the Brucella anthropi ATCC 49188 genome, one interval contains:
- the tolR gene encoding protein TolR: MGMSVGNQGMQSGGRRRRGRKKALMSEINVTPFVDVMLVLLIIFMVSAPLLTVGVPIDLPDTQAKAMNADTQPITVSVNSEGKIFLQETEIPIDEVVPKLQAIAKTGYEERIFVRGDKAADYGTVMKVMARISAAGFKNIGLVTLQEQDS, from the coding sequence ATGGGCATGTCGGTAGGAAATCAGGGAATGCAGTCGGGCGGGCGCCGCAGGCGCGGCCGCAAGAAGGCATTGATGAGCGAAATCAACGTGACGCCATTCGTCGACGTGATGCTCGTTCTCCTCATCATCTTCATGGTCTCCGCGCCGCTGCTGACGGTTGGCGTGCCGATTGACCTGCCCGATACGCAGGCCAAGGCGATGAATGCCGATACGCAGCCGATCACTGTTTCGGTTAACAGCGAAGGCAAGATCTTCCTGCAGGAAACCGAAATTCCGATCGATGAAGTGGTGCCGAAACTCCAGGCTATCGCCAAGACGGGCTATGAAGAGCGCATTTTCGTGCGTGGTGACAAGGCTGCCGATTACGGCACCGTCATGAAAGTCATGGCCCGCATTTCCGCCGCCGGTTTCAAAAATATCGGCCTTGTGACCCTCCAGGAGCAGGATAGCTGA
- the tolB gene encoding Tol-Pal system beta propeller repeat protein TolB, translating to MKIGIINTKIRTVFSAFACMIAASLVCTMPARAVVEININKGVIEPLPIAITDFLSADQLGPNITSVIAADLERSGLFAPIDKGAFIEKISNPDAAPRFEDWKVINAQALVTGRITKQPDGRLKAEFRLWDTFGGQQMIGQQFFTTPDNWRRVAHIIADAIYERLTGEKGYFDTRVVFVDESGPAQKRVKRLAIMDQDGANVRYISDGRAISLTPRFSPNRQEVTYMSFEGGSPKVYLLQLETGQRELVGNFPGMTIAPRFSPDGQKVVMSLLQDDGSANIYTMDLRNRSTTRLTNSQAIDTSASYSPDGSQIVFSSDRGGRPQLYVMGADGSNPRRISAGDGSYSTPVWSPRGDLIAFTKQSQGQFSIGVMKTDGSGERLLTSGFHNEGPTWAPNGRVLMFFRKAAGAGGPKLFTIDLTGRNERQIQTPNFASDPAWSPLLE from the coding sequence ATGAAAATCGGCATCATCAATACAAAGATCCGGACGGTCTTTTCGGCTTTCGCGTGTATGATTGCCGCAAGCCTTGTCTGCACCATGCCGGCGCGCGCCGTCGTGGAAATCAACATCAACAAGGGGGTGATCGAACCGTTGCCGATCGCCATCACCGATTTCCTTTCGGCTGATCAGCTCGGGCCGAATATCACGTCGGTCATCGCGGCCGATCTTGAGCGGTCTGGTCTTTTTGCACCGATCGACAAGGGCGCCTTCATCGAGAAGATCTCCAATCCGGACGCGGCTCCGCGTTTCGAGGACTGGAAGGTCATCAATGCGCAGGCGCTTGTCACGGGCCGCATCACCAAACAGCCGGATGGCCGTCTCAAGGCTGAGTTCCGCCTGTGGGATACGTTCGGTGGCCAGCAGATGATCGGCCAGCAGTTCTTCACCACGCCGGACAACTGGCGCCGCGTCGCCCATATCATCGCTGATGCGATCTACGAACGCCTGACCGGTGAAAAGGGCTACTTCGATACGCGTGTTGTTTTCGTCGATGAATCCGGCCCGGCACAGAAGCGCGTCAAGCGTCTTGCCATCATGGATCAGGACGGCGCCAATGTGCGTTACATTTCCGACGGTCGCGCCATTTCGCTGACGCCGCGTTTCTCGCCGAACCGTCAGGAAGTCACCTATATGTCGTTCGAAGGCGGTTCGCCGAAGGTGTATCTGCTGCAGCTCGAAACCGGCCAGCGTGAACTCGTCGGCAATTTCCCCGGCATGACCATTGCTCCGCGTTTCTCGCCCGATGGCCAGAAGGTTGTGATGAGCCTGCTTCAGGACGACGGCAGCGCCAATATCTATACGATGGACCTGCGCAATCGTTCGACCACGCGCCTGACCAACAGTCAGGCGATCGATACGAGCGCGTCCTATTCACCGGACGGATCGCAGATTGTTTTCTCCTCCGACCGTGGTGGACGTCCGCAGCTCTATGTCATGGGTGCTGATGGCTCCAATCCGCGCCGTATCTCGGCCGGTGACGGCAGCTATTCCACGCCGGTTTGGTCTCCGCGCGGTGATCTCATCGCCTTCACCAAGCAGTCGCAGGGCCAGTTCTCCATTGGTGTGATGAAAACTGACGGTTCGGGCGAACGCCTGCTGACCTCGGGCTTCCACAATGAAGGCCCGACCTGGGCTCCGAACGGTCGCGTGCTGATGTTCTTCCGCAAGGCGGCGGGTGCAGGCGGTCCGAAGCTCTTCACCATCGACCTGACCGGTCGCAACGAGCGCCAGATCCAGACGCCGAACTTCGCATCCGATCCGGCCTGGTCACCGCTGCTCGAATAG
- the pal gene encoding peptidoglycan-associated lipoprotein Pal has protein sequence MRRIQSIARSPIAIALFMSLAVAGCASKKNLPNNAGDLGLGAGAATPGSSQDFTVNVGDRIFFDLDSSLIRADAQQTLSKQAQWLQRYPQYSITVEGHADERGTREYNLALGQRRAAATRDFLASRGVPTNRMRTISYGNERPVAVCDADSCWSQNRRAVTVLNGAGS, from the coding sequence ATGCGCCGTATCCAGTCGATTGCACGTAGCCCGATCGCTATTGCCCTTTTCATGTCGCTCGCCGTTGCCGGTTGTGCGTCCAAGAAGAACCTTCCGAACAATGCCGGTGATCTGGGTCTCGGTGCAGGCGCTGCAACGCCGGGTTCCTCGCAGGACTTCACGGTCAATGTTGGCGACCGCATCTTCTTCGATCTCGATTCTTCGCTGATCCGCGCCGATGCACAGCAGACGCTTTCCAAGCAGGCCCAGTGGCTGCAACGTTATCCGCAGTACTCGATCACGGTCGAAGGCCATGCCGACGAACGCGGTACGCGTGAATATAACCTTGCTCTCGGCCAGCGCCGTGCAGCTGCCACCCGCGACTTCCTCGCTTCGCGTGGCGTCCCGACCAACCGTATGCGCACCATCTCCTACGGTAACGAACGTCCGGTCGCAGTTTGCGATGCCGACTCGTGCTGGTCGCAGAACCGTCGCGCCGTCACCGTTCTCAACGGTGCAGGCAGCTAA
- the ybgF gene encoding tol-pal system protein YbgF — MRKPMRKVTLAIAMLPLLVSAPVLAASVSSQGGIQLAQAGAPGGDQFSQQVCNLAHQNAQSYARILQLRDKMLKIQRDNEARFQALEKGRGGAQNHVSIGSTAILDDAMRDNGSGGGQGGGYQSPGLQQELVRNLTGKVEDVDAQISFTDNQLQKTQEDNEFRFEELEKKNGVTPPASSGAAQAAPAAASPGADLCAQGMGNPAAIADALGARAEAMNFQILEMQDQMQKMQEANEGRFQFLETGKRADAEVQQAGGDTSLADAGSSQGTSQGNNGNLVGGVSGSAPQNGGYNASSQTAANQSSGADSMAIGSNAPAQGGPERGEPPQSLGSIRFDANGNVIGETLDATPRTAQPGAAPGATSGGNAAGDTVASLPTDDNPSSLYQASYQYLMSGDYKAAETGFREHVKRYPADPNTAEARFWLGESLYGQGRYPEAATVFIDTQRDYPDSKRAPENMFKLGMTLEKMDNRDVACATFAQIPERYPKAAPAILKRVADERSRAKC, encoded by the coding sequence ATGAGGAAACCAATGAGGAAAGTGACGCTGGCAATTGCCATGCTGCCGCTTTTGGTGAGTGCTCCGGTTCTGGCGGCATCTGTTTCTTCGCAAGGGGGGATTCAGCTCGCGCAGGCAGGTGCTCCCGGCGGCGATCAGTTTTCGCAGCAGGTCTGCAATCTGGCACATCAAAACGCCCAGTCCTATGCGCGCATCTTGCAGCTTCGCGACAAGATGCTGAAAATCCAGCGCGACAACGAAGCGCGTTTTCAGGCCTTGGAGAAGGGCCGTGGCGGCGCCCAGAATCATGTCAGCATCGGTTCGACAGCAATTCTCGATGACGCCATGCGTGATAATGGCAGCGGCGGCGGTCAGGGCGGCGGCTATCAAAGTCCCGGCCTGCAGCAGGAACTGGTGCGCAACCTGACCGGAAAGGTCGAGGACGTGGACGCCCAGATTTCTTTCACCGACAATCAGCTGCAAAAGACGCAGGAAGACAATGAATTCCGGTTTGAAGAACTGGAAAAGAAGAACGGCGTAACCCCGCCTGCTTCCAGTGGTGCAGCTCAAGCGGCTCCCGCGGCAGCATCGCCGGGCGCCGATCTCTGCGCGCAGGGCATGGGCAACCCCGCTGCGATAGCAGATGCGCTGGGTGCGCGTGCGGAAGCCATGAACTTCCAGATCCTCGAAATGCAGGATCAGATGCAGAAGATGCAGGAAGCAAACGAAGGCCGTTTCCAGTTTCTGGAAACCGGCAAACGCGCCGATGCGGAAGTGCAGCAGGCTGGCGGCGACACGTCGCTCGCCGATGCTGGTTCCAGCCAAGGGACCAGTCAGGGCAATAACGGAAACCTCGTTGGCGGGGTTTCCGGAAGCGCCCCGCAGAACGGTGGATACAACGCTTCTTCGCAGACTGCGGCCAACCAGTCTTCTGGCGCCGATTCCATGGCTATTGGTTCGAACGCACCCGCACAGGGTGGACCGGAACGTGGCGAGCCGCCGCAGTCGCTGGGTTCCATCCGGTTCGACGCCAATGGCAATGTAATCGGCGAAACGCTTGATGCCACACCGCGCACGGCACAGCCGGGTGCGGCACCCGGCGCCACCTCGGGAGGAAATGCTGCAGGCGATACGGTTGCATCCCTTCCGACGGACGATAATCCCAGTTCGCTCTATCAGGCTTCCTATCAGTATCTGATGTCGGGCGATTACAAGGCAGCCGAAACCGGCTTCCGCGAGCATGTGAAGCGTTATCCGGCTGATCCCAATACGGCGGAAGCACGCTTCTGGCTCGGAGAATCGCTTTACGGTCAGGGCCGTTATCCGGAAGCGGCGACGGTATTCATTGATACGCAGCGCGATTATCCCGATTCGAAACGCGCGCCGGAAAACATGTTCAAGCTCGGCATGACGCTTGAAAAGATGGACAATCGCGATGTCGCCTGCGCGACCTTCGCGCAGATTCCAGAACGTTACCCCAAGGCAGCGCCCGCGATATTGAAGCGCGTTGCCGATGAGCGCAGCCGCGCAAAGTGCTGA
- the tilS gene encoding tRNA lysidine(34) synthetase TilS, producing MGLSPSNISKLFEPFGFEQAKAVIAAVSGGSDSLGLLFLVRDYMAMLQNPPRLIAVTVDHQLRAESKAEAENVGLLCRQYGIEHRILVWDEAKPTSGLAAAARTARYRLLVQAARDVGGAFIVTGHTQDDQIETFLMRKERSAHAEARGLAAMSLRSLLDGLGLEGSVELDRPLLSVSRQTLRDELRGRGINWVDDPSNANTEYERPRIRHGIAAEADRQTVLDQIAEAGAARERDNAALIAALGNPASLRADANGALLVDPQLYAALPGNARRLFSGLLAAIAGGRRFLPGDSERSRIERVLSGDDDTHRLTVFGALIERGDSGSPHRFLREKRNLPKLHLEPGKPIVWDGRFRFLNEGMMDFELAAPGRQELADFLKSQNIEIESRKREALLVSPALYREGRLFALLFLQDGEFQQDIHIERHFAIFDHVLPGHDFDLARAVEARIGRICAEMS from the coding sequence GTGGGGCTTAGCCCAAGCAATATTTCCAAATTATTCGAGCCATTCGGATTTGAGCAGGCCAAGGCCGTCATAGCCGCCGTTTCGGGCGGCAGCGATTCTCTCGGCCTGCTTTTCCTCGTCCGGGATTATATGGCCATGCTCCAGAACCCACCCCGGCTGATTGCTGTGACGGTGGATCATCAACTGCGCGCCGAATCGAAGGCCGAAGCCGAAAATGTCGGGCTGCTTTGCCGGCAATACGGGATTGAACACCGCATTCTCGTCTGGGACGAGGCCAAGCCCACAAGTGGGCTTGCCGCTGCTGCGCGGACGGCGCGCTATCGGCTGCTGGTGCAGGCCGCGCGGGATGTTGGCGGAGCCTTCATTGTCACCGGCCATACGCAGGACGACCAGATCGAGACCTTTCTGATGCGCAAGGAGCGTAGCGCCCACGCCGAGGCGCGCGGGCTTGCGGCCATGTCGTTGCGCTCGTTGCTGGACGGTCTTGGGCTCGAAGGCTCGGTTGAACTTGATCGTCCTCTGCTTTCCGTTTCCCGGCAGACACTGCGCGATGAATTGCGGGGCAGGGGTATCAATTGGGTGGATGATCCCAGCAATGCCAACACCGAATATGAACGACCGAGAATTCGTCATGGCATTGCCGCCGAGGCTGACAGGCAGACGGTTCTCGACCAGATCGCCGAGGCTGGTGCTGCGCGCGAGCGGGACAATGCCGCCTTGATTGCTGCGCTGGGCAACCCGGCGAGCCTGCGCGCTGATGCGAACGGTGCCTTGCTCGTCGATCCGCAGCTTTACGCCGCGCTTCCCGGCAATGCGAGGCGGTTGTTCTCAGGATTGCTTGCGGCCATCGCTGGCGGACGCCGTTTCCTGCCGGGCGATAGCGAGCGGTCGCGTATTGAACGGGTTCTGTCTGGAGATGATGACACTCATCGCCTGACCGTATTCGGCGCCCTCATCGAGCGCGGCGACAGTGGCTCACCGCATCGGTTTCTTCGTGAAAAACGCAATCTGCCAAAGCTCCATCTGGAGCCGGGCAAGCCAATTGTCTGGGACGGGCGATTCCGTTTCTTGAACGAAGGCATGATGGATTTTGAGCTCGCTGCACCGGGACGGCAGGAACTTGCCGACTTCCTGAAGTCGCAGAATATCGAAATCGAATCTCGAAAACGTGAGGCCTTGCTGGTTTCACCTGCTCTTTATAGGGAAGGCAGGCTGTTCGCCTTGCTGTTTCTGCAGGATGGAGAATTTCAGCAAGACATTCATATCGAACGGCATTTTGCGATCTTCGATCACGTGTTGCCGGGGCATGATTTCGATCTTGCAAGGGCTGTGGAAGCCCGCATCGGACGTATCTGCGCGGAAATGTCCTAA
- the ftsH gene encoding ATP-dependent zinc metalloprotease FtsH: MNPNYRNFALWAIIALLLIALFNLFQSPGQRSNSREVSYSQFIDDVSNGRVKSVTITGQRISGTFADNGSTFQTYSPGDTGLVSRLESKDVAITARPETDGSSSLIGILLSWLPMILILGVWIFFMRQMQGGSRGAMGFGKSKAKLLTEAHGRVTFQDVAGVDEAKQDLEEIVEFLRDPQKFQRLGGKIPRGVLLVGPPGTGKTLLARSVAGEANVPFFTISGSDFVEMFVGVGASRVRDMFEQAKKNAPCIIFIDEIDAVGRHRGAGLGGGNDEREQTLNQLLVEMDGFEANESIILIAATNRPDVLDPALLRPGRFDRQVVVPNPDIVGREQILKVHVRNVPLAPNVDLRVVARGTPGFSGADLANLVNEAALMAARRNKRLVTMQEFEDAKDKIMMGAERRSAMTQEEKANTAYHEAGHAIVAINVPKADPVHKATIIPRGRALGMVMQLPEGDRYSATYTWMVSRLAIMMGGRVAEELKFGKENITSGASSDIQQATKLARSMVTQWGYSDKLGRVAYGDNQEEVFLGHSVSRTQNISEETAQIIDAEVRRLIDEAYAEATRILTKKKKDWIALAEGLLEYETLSGDEIKELIAGNKPSRDQGNDTPSRGSGVPKAGSPRKRKGSEPGNEPGMEPQPQ; encoded by the coding sequence ATGAATCCGAACTATCGCAACTTCGCCCTTTGGGCGATCATTGCTCTTCTTTTGATCGCGCTGTTCAACCTGTTCCAAAGCCCAGGTCAGCGCTCCAATTCCCGTGAAGTTTCCTATTCGCAGTTTATTGACGACGTTTCCAACGGTCGCGTGAAATCGGTCACGATTACCGGCCAGCGGATCAGCGGTACGTTTGCTGATAATGGCTCGACCTTCCAGACCTATTCGCCGGGCGATACAGGTCTTGTTTCGCGCCTTGAAAGCAAGGATGTCGCGATTACTGCGCGCCCTGAAACCGACGGTTCCAGCTCGCTGATCGGCATTCTCCTGTCGTGGCTTCCGATGATCCTGATCCTCGGCGTATGGATTTTCTTCATGCGCCAGATGCAGGGTGGCTCGCGCGGTGCGATGGGCTTCGGTAAGTCCAAGGCCAAGCTTCTGACGGAAGCACATGGCCGCGTGACTTTCCAGGATGTGGCTGGCGTTGACGAAGCCAAGCAGGATCTTGAAGAAATCGTCGAATTCCTGCGCGATCCGCAGAAGTTCCAGCGTCTCGGCGGCAAGATTCCGCGTGGCGTGCTGCTCGTGGGCCCTCCCGGCACCGGTAAGACGCTTCTGGCGCGCTCCGTAGCAGGCGAAGCCAATGTGCCGTTCTTCACCATTTCCGGTTCGGACTTCGTTGAAATGTTCGTCGGCGTCGGCGCAAGCCGTGTCCGCGACATGTTCGAACAGGCCAAGAAGAATGCGCCTTGCATCATCTTCATCGACGAAATCGATGCCGTCGGTCGTCATCGCGGCGCGGGTCTTGGCGGCGGCAATGATGAACGCGAACAGACCCTCAACCAGCTTCTGGTGGAGATGGACGGTTTTGAAGCCAACGAATCGATCATCCTGATCGCGGCGACCAACCGTCCCGACGTTCTCGATCCCGCGCTCTTGCGTCCGGGTCGTTTCGACCGTCAAGTTGTGGTTCCGAACCCGGATATCGTCGGTCGCGAACAGATTCTCAAAGTGCATGTGCGCAATGTACCGCTTGCACCCAATGTCGATCTCAGGGTTGTCGCACGTGGCACGCCGGGCTTCTCCGGCGCCGATCTCGCCAACCTCGTCAACGAAGCTGCCCTCATGGCTGCGCGCCGCAACAAGCGTCTTGTGACCATGCAGGAATTCGAAGACGCCAAGGACAAGATCATGATGGGTGCGGAACGCCGCTCCGCCATGACGCAGGAAGAAAAGGCCAATACGGCCTATCATGAAGCCGGTCATGCCATCGTTGCGATCAACGTGCCGAAGGCTGATCCGGTCCACAAGGCAACGATCATTCCGCGCGGTCGTGCGCTCGGCATGGTGATGCAGCTTCCGGAAGGCGACCGTTATTCGGCCACCTATACCTGGATGGTATCGCGTCTTGCCATCATGATGGGCGGTCGTGTGGCCGAAGAGCTGAAGTTCGGCAAGGAAAACATCACTTCCGGTGCTTCCTCCGATATTCAGCAGGCCACCAAGCTTGCCCGCTCGATGGTGACCCAGTGGGGCTATTCCGACAAGCTTGGCCGTGTGGCCTATGGCGACAATCAGGAAGAAGTCTTCCTTGGCCATTCGGTGTCCCGCACGCAGAATATTTCGGAAGAAACCGCGCAGATCATCGATGCCGAAGTGCGTCGCCTGATCGACGAGGCGTATGCCGAGGCGACCCGCATCCTGACCAAGAAGAAGAAGGACTGGATCGCGCTTGCCGAGGGTCTGCTCGAATATGAAACGCTCTCCGGCGACGAGATCAAGGAACTGATTGCGGGCAATAAGCCGTCGCGCGATCAGGGCAACGATACGCCGTCGCGTGGTTCGGGTGTGCCGAAGGCTGGAAGCCCGCGCAAGCGCAAGGGCAGCGAGCCTGGCAACGAACCGGGTATGGAGCCGCAGCCGCAATAA